ACCATCTTCTCTAATGACGATTTTACTTTTTGAACACGAGTGGTCATAATAATGTGTGAGACAAATCTTGTTTTGACAACTTTCAATAAGCACAAATTAGAATGCTTTTGAAAAAATTGCAAGTGCCATGTCATGATTCACAACAAAGTTCTTCAAATTACTCACTTGACCAAGTAACTTTAATACCCATTCGCAATTTGCAGAGTGAGTTGAATTTCCCGAAGTTTGGCACATACTTTTCAACGCTAGATTTAAACAATGAACAACACAAGGAGTCCAAAATATATGAGAGAATGTTTTCTCCACGGTAGAACCAAAGATTTTTCATGTTACTTGCGTTATTCGTAATAACTTGAACAATCTGGACCTACATTTTCTATTGCTTCAATAAACAAGTTAGCAATATATCCCCAAATTGTACGACCCCACCAGAAttgattgaattttaaaataatgGACCCCCACTAAATGATGCCGTTATATTTACCAAAGGTCGTCTCTTAATGTCGAACCATCCACCCGAACAAATCgataaccctttctttctccatGTATCTTTAATTGGTTGCAACTTTCTAGCAATATTAGTCTTTTCTAAGCCGAAAGAGTTCTCAACCTATTATATGACGAAGGAATATAACCAGGAATAGAATTTTCAGCTAGAaactatgaatttttttttgaaataggGAGATCTTGCAAGATTAAACGATAGACCTGATGCGTAAACTGTGAATAATTTTCTTTCAGCTTGTTCATGCTCCATCTTCAATGTTTTACACATCAGGTATATCGTTTAATCTTGCAAGATCTCcctatttcaaaaattattcccAGTTTCTAGCTGAAAATTCTATTCCCGGTTATATTTCCCCATCAAATAATAGGTTGAGAACTCTTTTGGCTCAGAAAAGATCAATATGCTAGAAAAAAGTTGCAACCAATTAAAGATacatgagaaagaaagggttgTCGATTTGTTCGGGTGGATGGTCCGACATTAAGAGACGACCTTTGATAAATATAATGGCATCATCTAGTGGAGGCCCATTATTTTTAAAGTCAAACAATTCTAGTGGGGCCGTACAATATGGGGGATATATTGCGAACTTGTTTATTGAAGCAATAGAAAATGTAGGTCCGGATTGTTCAAGTTATTACGAATAACGCAAGTAACATGAAAAATGCCGGTTCTACCGTGGAGAAAACATTTACTCATACATTTTGGACTCCTTGTGTTGTTCATTGTTTAAATCTAACATTGAAAAGTATGTGCCAAACTTCGGGAAATTCAACTCACTTTGCAAATTGCGAATGGATATTAAAGTTACTGGTCAAGGTAGCACTAAGAACTTTGTTGAATCATGACATGGCACTTGCAATTTTTTCAAAAGCATTCTAATTGTGCTTATCGATTTAAAGTTGTCAACGAGATTTGTCTCACACATTATTATGACCACTTGTTTCAAAAAGTAAAATCACACAGAAGATGGTGATGAATGGATGTATTATGTGATAACGACTAAGCTAAAGTACTAAATAAAATCTTTATAATGGATGATGAAATCGCTGATAAACATTATTACTTTTTTCGTTTACTTGATCCCACAGATATGCTTTAAGTTATCGATCTTGATAGTCGGAAATTGCATCTCATTTATGATATGTGGGACACAATGATTgagagaattaaaaaaaaaattatctttgaGCAGAAGGGGAAGGATCTCATTTCCGGTTAATCAAACCGTTTTAATGCAATTCATGATATTCTGGTATCTAGGTGGAACAGAAGTAATTGTTTGACACATTCTTTGGTTCCAAAATACTATCATGAATCATGGCTTCATGGTGAAAAAGGATTTTGAACAGTTCCTTAaattaagatcaagaaatcTCACCTATCGTGGTCACATGCTTTTTTGAAGATACTTTAAAGATAAATTTAATCACAAGTCCCAAGTAAAAGCAGCATTTTGTAGAAATGGGGTGGCTATTTTGGTGGGCCGCATATGATCAGAGATATGACGATGAGAATCTCTTCTTGCAAGGAAAATCATGGTGTCTCCCTACCCACTTGCAAAGCTTAGCTTACAAGTCGCTTTACTCAACCGGCTTTCTTCCTCGATGAAAGAAATCGAGCACTTATTATTTGATTCAcaacaacaaaagaaataaattagcAACTTCCAGAGCCAAAGATTTAGTTAGTGTACAGTATAATCTGCGGTTACTCTCTcgcaagaaggaaaaatatacAAGTGAACCGAGCAAGTATTGGGATTTCGATATGTGATATGtctacatttttttaatttgacatTTTCCTCAATTATTTATTTTGCAtaactctttttccttttcataaGAACTTTCTAATAtatctattctttttttttcttttttttttaactttatgtGGAGATCAATTTGATATTGATAAGACAATTGATGGTTTACCCGAGCTATCAATGGATAATCAACAATTGGAAGGAGTGATCTTTGGAGAagaatttgaagatttggaaaaagttgaagaTGTTGTGGAGGAAAGCTAGGGCCTAAGAGTAGTTAACCTGAGTTACTTGACTATGTTTTGTCGGTTTTTGTTAGTTAAGTTCAAATGTTTTTGCCTTTTGTGGTAAAAGGATGAATTTCTACTTGGTGTATTGAACTATTGATTAGTCATGTAATTCACTAATTATGAATAGCTAAATTGTGGATGAAATGAATGTCTTTGTTTATGTCTTAAATTTTGGATTTCTACTTTCACACTTTCACTTTGTGTAAGATCTTATTTTAACATTACAAGTTACAATCTTTATTTCAACAGTTATGCCATTCTTGTTCTTGGATAAACGGTTAGttcttttctttcactttacatttaattattttaattatatttgttCTATTGTAATATactttttttgatgacatgggaacccgcagccgctacccttcgggtgcgcacagggtaaacccagcttctgtgcaatagctcgcaaaccattCTATTGTATTATACTTTTAATATTTACTTACTATTTTGTTGGGTTCGTAGGagaatggaagaataatggcCATCTTGGAGAATGAAAGATTGAATTCTACAATATACATGTAAGTTTTTCATAGAATATTTCTCAAACATTTATAGCTctactttttataattttgaattttcttagctAAATTCCCGCATCCCCAaccccgaatcttaaaatttagatttttctGAATCCGAACTCGGATCCGTACCCATTTCGGGTACCCGCACCCGAGTCCAAGCAACTTAGTGCCCCGcatagcattttttttttctattctcaACCCGCCCCACCCCGCCCCACAGCACCCCACCCCACTTAAAAAATTTCCCCACTTTATTATTGACATATACAAAAATTTCAGAGTTTTACAAATCACCATTTTATATTTAGAATAATTTAACAGTACATTAAAAACTATTGTATCAGCTAGCAACATTTCGTGGATAAGGTATAATAAGGCTGTGAAAAGAGGAGATTCTTATATGTGAAAAGAAACAAACCCAGCTAGATGAACTCTAAAGAGACAGAAAAGAAATTAGGaagagatgaatttttttttatttttttttttaaaaataagagtTAAAGTACATTATCGTGAGTCATGTAGCTTCAGGTCAAATGTTGTATTCACATCCAAATACTGGTTTTCATATGGTActgaagaaaataatataatctaaTGATTTAATATAATCTATCCTAAATcctaaatttcaaaaaattcttTTACACCCGCCCCGCCACGTCCCGTTGCCATACCTACAAATGGacctttttccaaattccatgAATATATACTCATTTGGAACCTCACTGACTCTACACTCTGAACTAACACCAAAGGTAtgtttggtatgacggaaaatgttttccacggAAAGAAAACATGTTCTCGGATAATAAGTGATTTtcctacttattttcttgtgtttggagTGCAAgttgaaaaatgtcattttaagaaAGATTTGCATATATTCAAAGCAAAACACTATGGGATATTTGAATTCAGAGTGCAACTTTTGGTTTGGGGGTGGGTGGAGTAGGCAGCTAGAGGAGTTGGGTGGATAGTGCGGTGTGGGGTTGGGGATTCATTGGTGTTTTTATTGAtccgaaaaatgttttccccaaattttcaaggaaaacattttctcctaTATCGAGgaaaatatatttcaagatatttagtgcaaccaaacaagggaaaataggaaaacattttccgtcataCTAAACACACCCCAAGTATAACCCAACACCCTTGTTAGAAGCCTAAGTCTCGTTATATAACGATCTTATTTATCAATGCAGGTTATGGATGAAGAGGTTGGGGAATCCGATGATCCGCCACTGTTTTAGAGAAGGGAATCAGGCCACACATCTCTTGGCACAACAAGGTTctattgaagaagaagaagaaagtcagCAACTGTTTTTGGAAATATTCCACCAGCTTTTGTAATGAAACAAGTACTAGTTAATATGGAAGAGCTATATATTCTATATACTACTAGAAAAATCTCTTCCAATGCTTGTAGTAATCTAATGAAGTTAGGCAACCTAAATGTTATCAATGCTAATGCAATCTCTAACTAGTAGTAGTggttataaataaataaaatgtttggtcagttcaaaaaaaaaaaaaaaaaaaaaaaaaaaaggtaccaCTCTCCCTGAAACAAATCTCACTTCATACTACTGAGCTGATGAGTTAGTTATAAGAGAGAAATTCTGACCTGGGAGAATAAAAAAGGAGTCTTTCTACAGCAACTTTCACACAGACATTTTATCAAACAGTTGGGCGACAATAAGGACATAACAAAATTTCTAAGTTTTAATGGGAAAAAGTTTAAAAAGGAGAAATGTCCTTTATAGACCCATTTTATCCACAAATCATGTTTTACATCCTTTAGGTCCACGAGCCGTTTTGGACCTGATTTGAAATCAACAGATCAAATAAcgtttggacatgtaatttaaatttcttaaattatattttttgtcaTAGATATAAAAGtttcacaagttgtgaaaatcatcaaaaaattttaaattttgagttcataacaaaattaatacgttaCTAGAATAACTTTCTGAAAAAATACAACATTCattgatcaaactttaatttaataaaatgaaaaattgaatatgagttgtagtgtaactactctttaatataaccCCACACATGGttggtaagagtaaatttgttataCATATACTACCAACTTatagattttttaatatttgatataaatggttggtaaatatatctactaaCTTATGGatctattttttataaaatataaacttatgcgtcaagttttacatttaaaattttgaaatcatgatttgaaactcAAACTAtgtctttttggatgatttagAATTTCCTCTCAGATTTCATCTCATAAGatgaaattgcatgtccaaacgctgtcgcatgtccaaacgcctactaacaTTGAGGTTAAGGTGTTCCTGgttcaaatttttaattaatttttttaaccatTAAAATCAACCAAACCAAACATCACACAAaccattaaaaaattaaaagtacaCTTAATAATCTGATGTCTGAATAATTCAGATTtaaatattcataaatgtaaataaatgaaaCCTAAGTTGAAGAAAGTACATAAAACAAAGTTAACCACcagtgaaaaggaaaaaaaaattaaaaaagaatatcgAGTTAAAAAAAGTATATTATAAAATGGGAAGTTGATATTTTAAAGGTTAGAATAATACTACTACTcactccgtcccaatttatgtgatacagtttATCTAGTCACGGaacttaaaaaagaaagtaagacttttgaaatgtgtggtctaaaacaagtcatatatatttgtgtggttataaatcatttcattaaggatagAAGGGACagctttaaattaaattatttataaatatataaatttataagaaagtgtatcacataaattgatatGGATGGAGTATTAGTTTTCTAAAATCACTAGTCACTGACCGATGGTTGAGGTTTCCGCCGGGTAAAGTTTGAGgggaaatttgatttttttacaCATACTTAGAGAATGAAGATAGTTATCACCCAACCCAAATGCCCTATGAATGATATATACAGAGCCAAACGCCTtacaatcagctaatagctttTGGCATGATGGAAAGTGTTTGACCGTAGCAAGTGATATTAGGGCCAAAATCATAAGTTCAATTCCCACAAACAACACGTTACACGTCACAGGTGGAGAGAGGGGAAAATTGTTGGATAACACCAACATCTATCTATGGCGAGGCCCAAGTGCAAGCGAAGAATGATCAGTTGAAATCATGATCGAACATGCCGCATGATAGGCTTACTTGAATCCTCGAACATGATGCATGATAGGCTTACTTGAATCCTTAACTTAATGGCAATGCGGCTATTCAAACATCAATTTGTACCCTTATGATAACATAAGTATTTGTATTTAAGTGCTTATTCTATTAGGTTGCTAAATTTAAAAACTTCCAATTATTTTCACAGGAATTTTGGTACAAAACCATACCATTAGGTTAATAAAACTTTCATACTTCATCGAACTAAGGATATATTCGAGCATAGATGCAAAATGCAGAACAACCAGATGGTTCTTCTAAACTGAATATTGTCTACTGTTAAGTCGTTGTTATGATGTCATATATCTCTTGGTTCAATAACATAGACAATTTTCCTTGTGTTCTCCCTTCATTTAATGTAGCAATATTTCGAATTACATTTTCCCTCCTCTCTGACAATAAATCAGCTTATAAACATTAGCATGTACAGAGCCTACTGGATACATCATATGGCTAATAGGTTATTCCAGAAAAAGAATTCTCGGATCCACCAAAAAGGCTACCATACccatgtcggatcctccaagGATGGAtaacttttggaggatccaacacaTACCTGACGGTCTTTTCTAAGAACCCGAGCAACATAGTGTCAAAACATGTGTTTTCTCCCAGGACAAACTGCTCATGGGATacacatcaatatttttctcCACATTCTCTTGAGTTGTTTCTTTGTCCGTCCCAGCAGAGCTTCCTTCAATGTGTGCGGCAGAGTCCACTGTACTCCATGGTAGTTAAGAAATAAGCAGCATATCTGCTATGATCTGTTGCAACGCAGAATTAGAAGAGTCAACAATGACAAAATTTTTGTACCACACAAGCCATGAGAACTCCAAGCTGTTCTTCAGTTGACTCTCTCAAAAAAGTAGACGATTCATAACTCAGCAATCTTCTTTGTAGATGATTGGAagtaaaagggaaagaaaatcaTTGACTTTCTCCATTGGTACTTCCTAACATGCCTGTCTTCATGTCCCACATGGATCGATAAATCGCAACCATATAAGTTTTCATCGACTCGAAGATAGCAGGTGCAAAGAAAGTTAACTTTTTGATTTAGCTTGTCCATCAATCAACCTGTTATAAGTAGCAATATCAGGTATAAACCCCAAATCCAACATCTCTTCCACCAGAGCTTCTGATTCCTTCTTTTTACCCTCCCTCTTAAAACCTGATATCAAAATATTATACGTTACAGTATCAGGATCCAAGCCCTTGTTTAAACCCAATAACCTCATCTTATTTGCTTCCTTCGCTCTTCCTGTATTGCACATGTCAGTAAGTAGACAATTAAACGTTACACTATCCGGAACCATACTTTCCTGCAGCATTTTGTCCATAATTTCAGATGCTTCGTCAATCTTTCTCATTCTCCTTAGACCTTCAATCAAGGTTGTACAAGCGATTAAGCTTGGAGAATCCCCGTTCCTCCATAACTCATTCACCAATTCCATTGCTCTTGCCACGTTTCCTTCACTACAAAGCCTCTCAACTAACTCAAAATAATCAAATGTTCTTGGCAACACCTTTTTCCTTGAAAAGTCTACCAATAAATCGCACGCTTTTAACACCATTCCCTTCCTGCAAAGCCCATCAACCAAAATCTCACAAGTCACCGACGAAATCTCCCATCCCATCTCAGTCATCTCATAGGCCATCCCGATCCCCTCCTCAATCTTGCTATCCAATAGAAACCATTTGATTAAAGTATTAAAACTAACTACATTTGGAGCACATCCATGAGTTTTCATCTCCTTAAACATTTGCAGAGCCAAACCCAATTGTGAGTTCTTACAGTACCCAGAAATCAAAGTATTGAACGTAATCACATCAGGCTTTACTCGTTCTCCAATCATCCTACGGTAAAACTCCAAAGCCTTATCAAAATGCTTAAACTTCACAAATCCATGAATTATTATATTGCAAACAGCAACATCAGGCTTCCCGTCAATCAATCTCCTCATCGTATCAAAAGCTAACAACGCATCATCAAATCTACCAGCTTTGCAATAAGCATTAATGGCAAAACGGTAAATAGGTTCAGTTTTGGGGCAAGAGAAAATACCATCAGCACATGGGCAGGGGTTAGAGGAAATAAATTGGAGGAGAGTAGTAAGATATTGGAGGCGGTGGGTGGTGGCAAGCGTGCGGGCCATCCACTCATAAGTGGTGTGATCATGGCGGAACGAGTCAACGGAAGCAGCATAGTTGAAGAGGTAGAAGTCAAGGTTAGTGAGGATAGGGTGGTAATGGATGCGGTttttgagaaaagaaagaaaatctttGGCTGTGAAAGACGGTTTAAGGTGGGTTTCCATGAGTTCATTCAGTTGGTTTTGGGCAACAGGGGTGACATTGTTGGTAGTGCACAATGAAGAATCTATTGTTCTCACCGCAAGAGGTAGCAGTGAAGTTCGATCAGAGGCGGTTGATTTTGGAATGGATTTGAGAAATTTCTGAAATCCCATTTCTCTTTGTCCTGCGTCTCTTGGCTGAATTTATCTTCCCTCGTTTCAACAGTAGCTAAATTTTCACGAAAACcctgtaatgtgaaagtatgtcaTTCTAAAATCAATCTAACAAACAGTTACTTTGATCAAGAAATTACTTTAGCTAGTTCTCTAAGAAgaaacttcaaatttcaaccaTGGTCAAACAATTTAAATCAATTCCATTCAACTTCAATAACGATTTAGTTCAACTCAACTGACACATATTAGTTCAATTTGACGCCAATCACAAGCCCATTTAGTTCAACCTATAAACTATAAATCAcaattcaattcaatcccaatAAAAATCTAAATTCAATTCATTCCCAAATCAAATTGTATTCAATTTAAGTTAGTTGGGAAGCTGAGATGGAGCAGTTAGTTACAAGAAGTCGGGATTATACACTGATTATACAAGTCAATCAGGAGGATCTGTTGCGACAGAGTACTTAGCGTTACAATTAGGAGTTGCAGTTCCAGTTAGAAGGAAGATTTACATtgtatataaatacatgttcctgATATTTAAGTAGGTGAATAATATCAGCTTGTTCCTCATTTAATTTCCAGTTTCTTTGTGCCTTAATTCTCGATTTCAATCATTAAATTGGCCACTAGAACCCCAATAACTCTATCTTCCTGGTTTCAGTGTGACAGTTCAATTTCACAGATCACAGTTTCAAGTTGCATACTGGAGTGTGAAGCTTGAGTAGAATCAACATTGTTAAGAGCACAAAGAGCTTCTAAAGGCACTCTAATAGTCCAATTTGCTTCGTCAAACTGAGCTCTATTGATAAAAGATAGAATAACATTAAACCAATTATCCTCACAAGTCGTCGAAAGATTTGCAAAGGACCAATTGTTAAACCAATTTATATCCAACTGCCACTCATGAGCAGCAAAGTATAACGAAAAGCAATGTAAAACGCTCTCTTAGAGTATGATTACATTTCATTTCAGTATGACGAAATATCGATTACATTTCATTTCAGTATGAAGAAAAGCAATGTAAAACGCTCTCTTAGAATAtgattacattttttttttttttgaggtaaaGGTAACTTGAGTATGATTACATTTCATTTCAGTATGAAGACAAACAAACGAGAAGATttaacaacaacacaacaacaacatacccagtgtgtggggtctggggagggtagggtgtacgcagactttacccctacctttgtggggtagagagggtGTTTCTAATAGGCCCTCGGctaaagaaaaatgattttcaaaagagttttgaaaatgcaagagtaaaaaaaaaaaaaacactatgatggaaatattgaagAGAGAAGATTCATTCCAATTAAAATATCATATGCTGCTCCACCTCAAGGTAACCgtcttttgcttctttttaaGTAGTTAAATAATATTACAACGGAGGCAGTTTCTTCCCATCTGCCAAGCCTTGGTGGTAACTCTACTTATATTGGTGGGAGGTAACAAGTATCTGGTGGAACAATCGAGGTGTGGATGCCACCATCATAAAAACGTAGGAGTAGTCAAATAATATGCAAAACCTATACTACCATTTCTGGAAAATCTCCACATTCTTCCTTTACCTTTATTAAAGAACCAAGAAGTTGAAGTAGCAACTATACTCCACCACAAGCGAAGTTAATAATACATCCTTAAGACCCGAGGGAGTAGCATAAAAGCTaaccctccatttcaatttgtttgtcttactttcttttttagtccaTTTAGAAAAGAatgtctttttctcttttagtaactctttaattccaactttccacatgaCATGTTTACAACCAGGCATTTCGGTACATTCtatatatctttaatttaagaccacaagattaaaaaatcttcttcactttcttaaacttcgtgtcaagtcaaaaccagacaaactaattgaaacggaaggagtactAAAAACAGCAGATAATTTGAAATGAGGAttacctttaaaaaaaaaaaaggtgaggaAAAGTTGAAACTTTTTTTGTTAGTAACAGTTTGCTCTTTCAAACAAGATGATTAATCAGATAAGTCTATTCCAAATACCAGAAAGCAAATTAAATACAATCCCTACTCCTTAAATTCATCAAGAAAAGGACCCATAGCCACAAAATAGCAAAAATCAAAACCATTATATGAAATCCCCAATCTTTTAAACAGTAGTTCAAGATTGCAAAACCCAATCAATATAGTTACAAATTTTCATCTAAGGtgacaaaattggaataataaaGGTAACAAAATAAAGgataaaattaacttttgagACTATGTAAATACCTTGAATGGTTTCAAGATTcaggttggaaagttggtgacCAAAAACCTCAAAAATCTCCATTTGTGAGGACTTCTTCGAGTAATTTCCAGCAGCTGATGCAACAATTGTTCTGACTCAGGAATATAGCCCCTTAAGTCTGGGGATGAGTTCAAACTGATCCCTTAAATATACTTATGAacaattttggtcctttaaatttattaaaagtGATCCCTTTGATTTTCGACAAATATTTAGGAACTCTAGTTATTAAATTTAACTcatatttaaattttgtaaataatattaCTCCCTCGGTCATAATTTATGTAAtgtagtttgactaggcacaaagtttaagaaagagaaaaagacttttgaaacttataatataaaataagtcctagatatttgtgtgattgtaaatcatttcatttagTGCAAAAGAGGATATTTTAAGTAAATTATTTCTTagtatagaaatgtatcattcttttttggattgattaaaaatgaaagaatatCACATAAACGGGACAGAGAGAgtaatattattaaaataaaattttgaataaataattatacgTGAAAGAATAATGTATAAGTTTATGCATGATCATCGTATAGTGACTTGTTTGTTGAGTCAAGATGATTGTATCTGGGCCGAAACTGCGACGAAGaacaataatcaaaatataaatcCGACAGAAAGAGACATTTCTTTAATAATACTATTTTCTACTTTCGGTCACCGTTATAGCGTGAAATTATACACGATCAACTGAGTTAGGAACATATTGCGTAGTTCGTTTACGATTTTCTCCATTTGGTGTATTCATTTATTCTGTTAATAAGGCTTCTCAATATTTTGAGTCATTCATGTGTCATATCTTTTTTCTAAGAACGTtgattatttttatatgtttgatCGACCAGTATTTATTTTGTTGTCGCCGGATTAAATACCTTATTCAAATAAACGTTCATTGTACATACAAGTAgacaaaatatattcaaattaagACCGTAAAAGTCGAAATTTATATTGTGTAAGGATGTGAATTATCACGTTTGAAAAGATTCTTTAATCTAAGTATTAttacaaacaacaacaagaagatacCCAGTATtattaaacggaaaagggccaaatataacCCTGTACTAtcaaaaaagggccaaatatacccttagttatactttgggtccaaatatctttttcttagttatactttgagttcaaatatacccctccacgGTTAAAGTTGACTCCAATCCCATGTGGCATTAATATTTTGCCCATCAGTGAAACCTAGTAGAAGGAACGACTAGTAGCTTGTATTGCAGAACCAACGAATAGTCCAATCCAAAGGCCCTTTGCTTTCAGATTTACAAGGAAACACATTACGGCAGCAGAAATTTCCCAATAATTAATGGTGGTAGGCATAAGGACGGTAGTACTACAGGAGTAGGTGTGGTGGAAGGAGATAGGGAGGAGAGGGAAGGGGTAAAATTGGGCTTGTaagtgaggtggcatgccacataatatttattttattaaaatattaatgccaCGTAGGATTGGGGTCAATTTTAATTGTGAAgtggtatatttggacccaaagtataacggcaGGAATATATgtgaacccaaagtataacgaagggtatatttggccc
This portion of the Lycium ferocissimum isolate CSIRO_LF1 chromosome 1, AGI_CSIRO_Lferr_CH_V1, whole genome shotgun sequence genome encodes:
- the LOC132057393 gene encoding pentatricopeptide repeat-containing protein At2g36240, producing MGFQKFLKSIPKSTASDRTSLLPLAVRTIDSSLCTTNNVTPVAQNQLNELMETHLKPSFTAKDFLSFLKNRIHYHPILTNLDFYLFNYAASVDSFRHDHTTYEWMARTLATTHRLQYLTTLLQFISSNPCPCADGIFSCPKTEPIYRFAINAYCKAGRFDDALLAFDTMRRLIDGKPDVAVCNIIIHGFVKFKHFDKALEFYRRMIGERVKPDVITFNTLISGYCKNSQLGLALQMFKEMKTHGCAPNVVSFNTLIKWFLLDSKIEEGIGMAYEMTEMGWEISSVTCEILVDGLCRKGMVLKACDLLVDFSRKKVLPRTFDYFELVERLCSEGNVARAMELVNELWRNGDSPSLIACTTLIEGLRRMRKIDEASEIMDKMLQESMVPDSVTFNCLLTDMCNTGRAKEANKMRLLGLNKGLDPDTVTYNILISGFKREGKKKESEALVEEMLDLGFIPDIATYNRLIDGQAKSKS